One window from the genome of Leucobacter aridicollis encodes:
- a CDS encoding LssY C-terminal domain-containing protein, whose amino-acid sequence MTVTGGAQGTPVPERASKRRFALQMQQPLPRATLFDRTAFLIGTIAAAWLAVIISIQSVRSPWALLLFVPVWAITAYLVLPRLHKMLSDLYVPDYFFGRTRTADGLLGDPVNLGVDGDGEQLDTAMRRAGWHRADEITVRSTWGIIVSTLTRKSYPTAPVSPLMLFGRRHDVAYQQEVAGNPKQRHHVRFWHCPPGWLLPGGAQTDWLGAGTYDTDVGFSLFTLQITHRIDENTDEERDFVVASVREASPEIATRTLRDFTTGYHARNGGGDRFITDGHLPVLDVTAVTPDGDTSEREPVVPQTAQDVVDRAPLSIAISVFLIIVSAIVDFVAVMFDPEVRQSWNEAADSGGPIFAAAVTILGGSLTLGQLFLAWRLLRRGHRSRTLLIILLALTIFGIAVGYVQGLEAIGLNGTLFSASLMCLSLLALTSESAAAWTRGRRNAGAH is encoded by the coding sequence GTGACTGTGACGGGAGGTGCGCAGGGCACGCCTGTGCCCGAGCGCGCCTCCAAACGGCGGTTCGCGCTGCAGATGCAGCAACCGCTGCCGCGCGCGACACTGTTCGACCGCACCGCGTTTCTCATCGGCACCATCGCGGCTGCCTGGCTCGCGGTGATCATATCGATCCAGAGCGTGCGCTCGCCGTGGGCGCTCCTGCTGTTCGTGCCTGTCTGGGCAATCACGGCGTATCTTGTGCTGCCGCGTCTGCATAAGATGCTGTCGGACCTCTACGTTCCGGACTATTTCTTTGGTCGCACCCGGACCGCGGACGGCCTGCTCGGCGACCCTGTGAATCTTGGTGTCGACGGTGACGGAGAACAGCTCGACACCGCGATGCGGCGTGCAGGCTGGCATCGCGCCGATGAGATCACCGTGCGGTCGACCTGGGGCATCATCGTCTCGACCCTCACCCGCAAGAGCTACCCGACCGCACCCGTCTCACCGCTCATGCTGTTTGGGCGTCGCCACGACGTCGCCTATCAACAGGAGGTCGCCGGGAACCCGAAGCAGCGCCACCACGTCAGGTTTTGGCACTGCCCACCAGGCTGGTTGCTCCCGGGTGGGGCGCAGACTGATTGGCTCGGTGCGGGTACCTACGACACTGACGTCGGATTCTCACTGTTCACGCTGCAGATCACGCACCGCATCGACGAGAACACCGACGAAGAACGAGACTTCGTCGTTGCGAGTGTGCGCGAGGCGTCGCCCGAGATCGCCACGCGCACACTCCGCGACTTCACGACTGGCTATCACGCGCGAAACGGTGGCGGCGACAGGTTTATCACCGACGGACATCTTCCAGTGCTCGATGTCACCGCGGTTACACCCGATGGCGACACTTCGGAGCGTGAACCGGTGGTGCCCCAAACCGCCCAGGACGTCGTCGACCGCGCGCCGCTGAGCATCGCCATCTCGGTGTTCCTCATCATCGTGAGCGCGATCGTCGACTTCGTAGCGGTCATGTTTGACCCCGAAGTCCGGCAGTCGTGGAACGAGGCAGCGGACTCAGGTGGGCCAATCTTTGCAGCGGCAGTCACGATCCTCGGCGGATCCCTGACGCTCGGCCAGCTCTTCCTTGCCTGGCGACTCCTCAGGCGGGGCCACCGCTCGCGAACCCTGCTCATCATTCTGCTCGCGCTGACAATCTTTGGTATCGCGGTCGGGTACGTGCAGGGCTTGGAAGCTATCGGTTTGAACGGCACGCTCTTCTCGGCCTCACTCATGTGCCTGTCGCTGCTCGCGTTGACGAGCGAATCGGCTGCCGCGTGGACGCGAGGGCGAAGGAACGCCGGCGCGCACTGA
- a CDS encoding GNAT family N-acetyltransferase: protein MSTREAIERATAADSDAITHLVREAYEPYVETIGQEPAPMHADYKSAIEAGQVHICTHDGELAGVIVTEASPAHFSIENVAVASSARGTGVGARLLEFAEGEALRLGLSEVRLYTNAKMTANLDYYPRRGYRRTGRRIEDGYDRVFFAKTLSTTSAPAAEQRLNEFGQPIGAAVNRVLPAPAPGRVTLIGEHCRLEPLDPDAHAAGLYAAFAAAPDASDWTYMPVGPFASEADYRAWADVAALAQDPLQFTVVSIATGEPLGTLSLLRQDPKNAVVEVGFVAFSRAMQRTPYSTEAHFLFMQYVFDELGYRRYEWKCDALNEPSKRAAERLGFSFEGTFRQATVYKGRSRDTSWFSIIDTEWPDLRAEFTRWLAPENFDEAGVQRTPLRTRS from the coding sequence GTGAGTACCCGAGAAGCGATTGAGCGAGCGACGGCGGCAGACAGTGATGCGATTACACACCTCGTGCGTGAGGCATACGAGCCCTACGTCGAGACGATCGGCCAAGAACCAGCGCCGATGCACGCAGATTACAAGTCGGCTATCGAAGCTGGTCAGGTGCACATCTGCACGCACGATGGCGAACTCGCCGGGGTGATCGTCACCGAGGCCTCGCCTGCGCACTTCTCCATCGAGAACGTCGCGGTCGCGTCGAGCGCGCGCGGGACCGGTGTGGGTGCGCGGCTCCTTGAGTTCGCGGAAGGCGAGGCGCTTCGGCTGGGTCTCAGCGAGGTTCGGCTCTATACGAACGCCAAGATGACTGCGAACCTCGACTACTACCCCCGACGCGGGTATCGCCGTACCGGACGACGTATCGAGGATGGCTACGATCGCGTGTTCTTCGCGAAGACGCTCTCCACCACGTCTGCGCCGGCGGCAGAGCAGCGCCTCAACGAGTTCGGTCAGCCGATCGGTGCTGCCGTGAACCGCGTGCTTCCTGCGCCGGCACCCGGCCGTGTCACCCTGATCGGGGAGCACTGCAGGCTCGAGCCCCTCGATCCCGACGCTCACGCAGCTGGGCTCTACGCAGCCTTCGCGGCGGCGCCAGATGCGAGTGACTGGACATACATGCCGGTTGGGCCGTTCGCATCAGAGGCGGACTACCGCGCATGGGCCGACGTCGCAGCGCTCGCTCAGGATCCGCTGCAGTTCACCGTCGTCAGCATCGCCACGGGCGAGCCCCTCGGAACGCTGTCACTGTTGCGGCAGGACCCGAAGAACGCTGTCGTCGAGGTCGGGTTCGTCGCCTTCTCCCGGGCGATGCAGCGTACGCCCTACTCCACCGAGGCTCACTTTCTGTTCATGCAGTATGTCTTCGACGAACTGGGCTATCGCCGTTACGAGTGGAAGTGCGATGCGCTCAACGAGCCGTCGAAGCGTGCGGCGGAGCGCCTCGGGTTCAGCTTTGAGGGCACCTTCCGGCAAGCGACTGTCTACAAGGGCCGCTCACGCGACACAAGTTGGTTCTCGATCATAGACACTGAATGGCCCGACCTCCGAGCCGAGTTCACTCGTTGGCTGGCCCCCGAAAACTTTGACGAGGCGGGTGTGCAGCGGACGCCGCTGCGGACCCGATCCTGA
- a CDS encoding NAD(P)-binding domain-containing protein encodes MTQADGVLDSIVIGAGQAGLSASYHLSRLGIEHVVLDANAHPGGAWQHRWDALTMRDVHGVAELPGSVPPPLTRERANSAIPEYFAGYEAEHELPVVRPVKVERVESGDDGILTVHAGERSWRARTIVNATGTWTQPFIPHYPGAETFRGEQFHTVAYPGPEHFRGKRTLVVGGGASAVQFLGAIAPITDTVWVTRREPVWRTDDFTPEAGVAAVALVEQRVAQGLPPESVVSVTGLALREQEREAEWLGAYASRRPMFERIEQTGARWHDGSFEAVDAIIWATGFRPAIAHLAPLQLRSPAGGIQLDREGRGTGAVADERVQLVGYGPSASTIGANRAGRTAAAGVRRALGARQPA; translated from the coding sequence GTGACACAGGCAGACGGAGTCCTTGACAGCATCGTGATCGGGGCTGGCCAGGCTGGCCTCTCGGCGTCGTATCACCTGTCTCGGCTCGGGATCGAGCACGTCGTGCTCGACGCGAACGCGCACCCTGGCGGCGCGTGGCAGCACAGGTGGGACGCACTCACTATGCGCGACGTGCACGGTGTCGCCGAGCTGCCGGGATCCGTTCCCCCACCACTCACCCGAGAGCGTGCAAACAGCGCAATCCCTGAGTACTTCGCGGGCTACGAGGCCGAGCACGAGTTGCCTGTGGTTCGCCCAGTCAAGGTGGAGCGGGTCGAGTCAGGCGACGACGGGATCCTCACCGTGCACGCGGGCGAGCGCTCGTGGCGGGCCCGCACAATTGTGAACGCGACTGGCACGTGGACGCAGCCATTCATCCCCCACTACCCTGGCGCTGAGACGTTTCGCGGCGAACAGTTTCACACCGTCGCCTACCCCGGGCCCGAGCACTTTCGCGGCAAACGCACCCTCGTCGTCGGCGGAGGCGCATCTGCGGTGCAGTTCCTCGGCGCGATCGCCCCGATCACCGACACCGTGTGGGTGACGCGGCGCGAACCCGTGTGGCGCACCGACGATTTCACGCCGGAGGCCGGCGTCGCCGCCGTCGCACTCGTCGAGCAGCGCGTCGCCCAGGGGCTTCCGCCCGAGAGCGTGGTGAGCGTCACAGGCCTCGCCCTCCGCGAGCAGGAACGGGAGGCGGAGTGGCTCGGGGCCTACGCGTCACGGCGCCCAATGTTTGAACGCATTGAACAGACCGGTGCGCGCTGGCACGACGGCTCCTTCGAGGCCGTCGACGCGATCATCTGGGCGACGGGGTTTCGGCCCGCAATCGCGCACCTCGCGCCGCTGCAACTGCGCAGCCCGGCGGGCGGCATCCAGCTCGATCGCGAGGGGCGCGGCACCGGGGCCGTCGCGGATGAACGCGTGCAGCTCGTTGGCTATGGGCCGTCTGCGAGCACCATCGGGGCGAATCGCGCCGGCCGGACTGCAGCCGCTGGGGTGCGCCGGGCCCTCGGGGCCAGGCAGCCTGCGTAG
- a CDS encoding carboxymuconolactone decarboxylase family protein produces MRPYLDKVAPQAWKAAGAYSQAIAQAAADGGLSLIEGELIKVRASQLNGCAFCLNLHTEEAREAGVSQQHLDLLPAWREADIYSERERAVLAVAEAATQLPLTEEAQADLFGARTVLGDETFVAAEWVAATINLFNRISILSEHPVRQRKA; encoded by the coding sequence ATGCGCCCGTATCTCGACAAGGTCGCGCCCCAGGCGTGGAAGGCAGCCGGCGCATACTCGCAGGCCATTGCGCAGGCGGCCGCCGACGGCGGCCTCTCGCTCATCGAGGGCGAACTCATCAAGGTGCGAGCCTCGCAGCTCAACGGGTGCGCGTTTTGCTTGAACTTGCACACTGAAGAAGCGCGCGAGGCCGGCGTTTCCCAGCAGCACCTCGATCTGTTGCCAGCCTGGCGCGAAGCCGACATCTACAGCGAGCGCGAGCGCGCGGTCCTCGCGGTTGCAGAAGCGGCGACTCAACTGCCGCTCACAGAGGAGGCGCAGGCCGATCTATTCGGGGCGCGAACCGTGCTCGGAGACGAGACGTTCGTTGCGGCCGAATGGGTTGCTGCAACGATCAACCTGTTCAACCGCATCTCGATCTTGAGCGAGCACCCAGTGCGCCAACGCAAGGCCTAG
- a CDS encoding TetR/AcrR family transcriptional regulator has translation MVAAQPSRPPRSTAADSGPENPPARGGQSSRSGPIRSEVARQAILAAAVELLVERGYDNLTIEGIAARAGVGKQTIYRWWKSKSAILAECLLEGLVFPGRLSVPDTGDVRADLATWLTAIGELIEGEHGEGLVRSLIAAATENAEVGRRLRDSISGSGALSARLRAGRGTTPLLGEDAPVDEIADALIGAVLLRALSRAGLDRLAVDRLLVALLGAPELPPSFGGAQGLPD, from the coding sequence ATGGTTGCGGCACAGCCGTCCCGTCCCCCGCGTTCCACCGCGGCCGACTCGGGGCCCGAAAATCCGCCCGCCCGCGGGGGTCAGTCGTCGCGCAGCGGCCCCATCAGGAGCGAGGTCGCCAGGCAGGCGATTCTCGCCGCCGCAGTCGAACTCCTCGTCGAGCGCGGATACGACAACCTCACGATCGAGGGCATCGCAGCACGCGCTGGAGTCGGCAAGCAGACGATCTACAGGTGGTGGAAGTCAAAGAGCGCGATCCTCGCTGAGTGCCTCCTCGAAGGCCTCGTGTTTCCCGGCAGGCTCTCGGTTCCCGACACTGGCGACGTGCGGGCCGACCTCGCCACCTGGCTCACCGCGATCGGCGAACTCATCGAGGGTGAGCACGGCGAAGGTCTCGTTCGCTCGCTCATCGCCGCCGCGACCGAGAACGCTGAGGTCGGACGCAGGTTGCGCGACTCAATCTCGGGCTCGGGTGCGCTCTCGGCACGGCTGCGCGCTGGCCGCGGCACCACTCCCCTGCTCGGTGAGGATGCCCCCGTTGACGAGATCGCAGACGCGCTCATCGGCGCCGTTCTTCTGCGCGCGCTTAGCCGGGCAGGCCTCGACCGCCTGGCAGTGGATCGGCTGCTCGTCGCGCTGCTTGGCGCGCCGGAGCTACCGCCTTCTTTCGGGGGCGCGCAGGGCCTGCCCGACTGA